The following proteins are co-located in the bacterium genome:
- a CDS encoding DegT/DnrJ/EryC1/StrS family aminotransferase translates to MPVPLLDLAAEYRSLRPAIDAALARVIDRTAFVGGDEVRGFEAELAAYLGAAHCVGVANGSDALELALQALGVGRGDAVLTVPFTFAATVEAIVRCGATPLFVDIGDDYTLDVDAAASQLAQRPVKAIIAVHLYGQPADMERLLPLARRHGAALIEDAAQAHGAWCTVAGARRRVGTIGDVGCFSFYPTKNLGAMGDAGAVTTMRADLAERVRLIATHGESSKYVHAIPDGRNSRLDAIQAAVLRVKLRHLDDWNRARRGVAARYASGLAGLPIVLPGERPGVEHVYHQYAIRSRDRDALQQALTARGVGTGIHYPRPLHLQEGYRRLGHPAGSFPAAERAAAEVLSLPMSPFLGEAQIEEVVSAVRAAAAS, encoded by the coding sequence GTGCCCGTCCCCCTGCTCGATCTCGCCGCCGAGTACCGCAGCCTCCGCCCCGCCATCGACGCCGCGCTGGCGCGGGTCATCGACCGCACCGCCTTCGTCGGCGGCGACGAGGTGCGCGGCTTCGAGGCCGAGCTCGCCGCCTATCTCGGCGCCGCGCACTGCGTCGGCGTCGCCAACGGCTCCGACGCGCTGGAGCTGGCGCTGCAGGCGCTCGGCGTCGGCCGCGGCGACGCCGTGCTGACGGTGCCGTTCACCTTCGCGGCCACGGTCGAGGCGATCGTCCGCTGCGGCGCGACCCCGCTCTTCGTCGACATCGGCGACGACTACACCCTGGACGTTGACGCCGCCGCGTCGCAACTCGCGCAACGCCCGGTGAAGGCGATCATCGCCGTCCACCTCTACGGTCAGCCGGCCGACATGGAACGCCTGCTGCCCCTCGCGCGCCGTCACGGCGCGGCGCTGATCGAGGACGCCGCCCAGGCGCACGGGGCCTGGTGCACGGTCGCCGGCGCCCGCCGCCGCGTCGGCACCATCGGCGACGTCGGCTGCTTCAGCTTCTATCCGACCAAGAACCTGGGGGCGATGGGCGACGCCGGCGCCGTCACCACGATGCGCGCCGATCTCGCCGAGCGCGTCCGCCTGATCGCCACCCACGGCGAGAGCAGCAAGTACGTGCACGCCATCCCCGATGGCCGCAACTCGCGCCTCGACGCCATCCAGGCCGCCGTGCTGCGCGTCAAGCTGCGCCACCTCGACGACTGGAACCGCGCCCGCCGCGGCGTCGCCGCCCGCTACGCGTCCGGGCTCGCCGGCCTGCCCATCGTCCTCCCGGGCGAGCGCCCCGGCGTCGAGCACGTCTACCACCAGTACGCCATCCGCAGCCGCGATCGCGATGCGCTCCAGCAGGCGCTCACCGCCCGGGGAGTCGGCACCGGCATCCACTACCCCCGTCCCCTGCACCTCCAGGAGGGCTACCGGCGGCTCGGCCACCCGGCCGGCTCCTTCCCCGCCGCCGAGCGCGCCGCCGCCGAGGTGCTCTCGCTGCCGATGTCGCCGTTCCTCGGCGAGGCGCAGATCGAGGAGGTCGTCTCGGCCGTGCGCGCCGCTGCGGCCTCCTGA
- a CDS encoding MaoC family dehydratase — protein sequence MQDIRFDDIDALRAKVSDTFGPWGNEVEVTQDMINKFADLTGDHQWIHVDVERCKKESPFKTTIAHGFLTLSLLPTLRAASDHRIVGYGNATNYGSDKLRFVSPVPAGSKIHARARLVAVEAKPKGTQVTQEIAVHVVGQDDRPALTYTMLVLYHPAVKK from the coding sequence ATGCAGGACATCCGCTTCGACGACATCGACGCGCTGCGCGCCAAGGTCAGCGACACCTTCGGACCCTGGGGCAACGAGGTCGAGGTCACCCAGGACATGATCAACAAGTTCGCCGACCTCACCGGCGACCATCAGTGGATTCACGTCGACGTCGAGCGCTGCAAGAAGGAAAGCCCGTTCAAGACCACGATCGCGCACGGCTTTCTGACCCTCAGCCTGCTGCCGACGCTGCGCGCGGCGTCCGACCACCGCATCGTCGGCTACGGCAACGCCACCAATTACGGCTCCGACAAGCTGCGCTTCGTCAGCCCGGTGCCCGCCGGGTCCAAGATCCACGCCCGTGCCCGCCTGGTCGCCGTCGAGGCCAAGCCCAAGGGCACGCAGGTGACGCAGGAGATCGCCGTGCACGTGGTCGGACAGGACGACCGCCCAGCGCTCACCTACACGATGCTGGTGCTGTACCACCCGGCGGTCAAGAAGTGA
- a CDS encoding type I 3-dehydroquinate dehydratase, protein MLRLGDLELGTMPRIIAAVTDRDLADTGWAALADAIELRVDQCHALDVAAARDTCDALRRLGKPLLATVRWRAEGGGSALTDAQRRALYEALVGRADGLDIELRAPLCDEIVALARRHQRLAIVSAHCFDAAPPDAVLRELLAAGAGRGDVVKIAAAVGGPRDLARLVDLLRAPGPPRIVIGMGAEGAASRVFFPLLDSLLTYSFAGAPTAPGQIALAPLYDALREYSPAFAATHAPRR, encoded by the coding sequence ATGCTGCGCCTCGGCGATCTCGAGCTCGGCACCATGCCGCGCATCATCGCGGCGGTCACCGACCGCGACCTCGCCGACACCGGCTGGGCGGCGCTCGCCGACGCGATCGAGCTGCGCGTCGACCAGTGCCACGCCCTCGACGTCGCCGCCGCGCGCGACACCTGCGACGCGCTGCGCCGGCTCGGCAAGCCGCTGCTGGCCACCGTGCGCTGGCGCGCCGAGGGCGGCGGCAGCGCGCTGACCGACGCGCAGCGCCGCGCCCTCTACGAGGCGCTGGTCGGCCGCGCCGACGGACTCGACATCGAGTTGCGCGCGCCGCTGTGCGACGAGATCGTCGCCCTGGCGCGGCGCCACCAGCGGCTCGCCATCGTCTCCGCCCACTGCTTCGACGCGGCGCCGCCGGACGCCGTGCTCCGCGAGCTGCTCGCCGCCGGCGCCGGCCGCGGCGACGTGGTCAAGATCGCCGCCGCGGTCGGCGGCCCGCGCGATCTCGCCCGCCTGGTCGACCTGCTGCGCGCCCCGGGGCCGCCGCGCATCGTCATCGGCATGGGCGCCGAGGGCGCCGCCAGCCGCGTCTTCTTCCCCCTGCTCGACTCGCTGCTCACCTACAGCTTCGCCGGCGCCCCCACCGCCCCGGGCCAGATCGCGCTCGCCCCGCTCTACGACGCGCTGCGGGAATACTCGCCGGCCTTCGCGGCGACCCACGCCCCGCGCCGTTGA
- a CDS encoding amidohydrolase, translating to MALHAFDRLILHNAAIHTMDDAAAVAPAVGFAGGRVTAVGTLDAVRGATPNAEERDLAGAVVYPGFIDAHHHFCFAATYAAFPEIRCPPCRTLADVLALVAQAAAQTPEGEWIVLVGFNEHNLAERRTPDRHDLDRVAPSHPVLLIHFTYHEGVLNSLGLRAAGLDALRDDPPGGMLGRAAGGAPDGRVYERCFGAAEAVARHGRLAASREGWFAIENAYQERVLAAGITHVCDAAVPASMEALYREWQRRGELHVGVTMMPLGENMFAVPADRLDGAATGWADGRLALGPLKLFTDGGTKCALCITLHDAIRQFAAMLLRTLRHRSLAPWRLALQQPARWGTDRRLHTGLLYYEDEALEAVIRAACARGFSVGIHAGGNVAIRQALAALAAVYRGAALPPRIDHFFFLEEEALRRAVDLGVHVVVQPVQLYDTGPLLRQTGIPPALAYQAHRRMLDAGLTLAASSDAPVFTFDVIAAIDTAVRRCTADGATLGREQAITAAEALRLYTRGGAATLGMGGEIGVLRPGARADAVILSEDPATVPPARLREVGVRRTLAGRVEWR from the coding sequence ATGGCGCTCCACGCATTCGACCGCCTGATCCTGCACAACGCGGCGATCCACACCATGGACGACGCCGCCGCGGTCGCCCCGGCGGTCGGCTTCGCCGGCGGGCGGGTGACCGCGGTGGGAACCCTGGACGCGGTGCGCGGCGCGACGCCGAACGCCGAGGAGCGCGACTTGGCCGGCGCCGTCGTCTACCCGGGCTTCATCGACGCCCACCACCACTTCTGCTTCGCCGCCACCTACGCCGCCTTCCCGGAGATCCGCTGCCCGCCCTGCCGCACGCTGGCGGACGTGCTGGCACTGGTGGCGCAGGCGGCGGCGCAGACGCCGGAGGGCGAGTGGATCGTCCTGGTCGGCTTCAACGAGCACAACCTGGCAGAGCGGCGGACGCCGGATCGCCACGACCTCGACCGCGTCGCGCCCAGCCACCCGGTGCTGCTCATCCACTTCACCTACCACGAGGGCGTCCTCAACTCGCTCGGGCTGCGCGCCGCCGGGCTCGACGCGCTGCGCGACGATCCGCCCGGCGGGATGCTCGGCCGCGCCGCGGGCGGCGCCCCTGACGGCCGGGTCTACGAGCGCTGCTTCGGCGCCGCCGAGGCGGTGGCGCGCCACGGCCGGCTCGCCGCCAGCCGCGAGGGCTGGTTCGCGATCGAGAACGCCTACCAGGAGCGCGTCCTCGCCGCCGGCATCACCCACGTCTGCGACGCCGCGGTGCCGGCGTCGATGGAGGCGCTCTACCGCGAGTGGCAGCGGCGCGGCGAGCTGCACGTCGGGGTGACCATGATGCCGCTGGGCGAGAACATGTTCGCGGTGCCGGCGGACCGCCTCGACGGCGCCGCCACCGGCTGGGCCGACGGCCGGCTCGCGCTCGGGCCGCTCAAACTGTTCACCGACGGCGGCACCAAGTGCGCGCTGTGCATCACCCTGCACGACGCCATCCGCCAGTTCGCCGCCATGCTGCTGCGGACGCTCCGCCACCGCTCCCTGGCGCCGTGGCGGCTGGCGCTGCAACAGCCGGCGCGCTGGGGAACCGACCGCCGCCTGCACACCGGCCTGCTGTACTACGAGGACGAGGCGCTGGAGGCGGTCATCCGCGCGGCCTGCGCGCGCGGCTTCTCGGTCGGCATCCACGCCGGCGGCAACGTCGCCATCCGCCAGGCGCTCGCCGCCCTGGCCGCCGTCTATCGCGGTGCCGCCCTGCCGCCGCGCATCGACCATTTCTTCTTCCTCGAGGAGGAGGCGCTGCGGCGCGCCGTCGACCTCGGCGTCCACGTCGTCGTGCAGCCGGTGCAGCTCTACGACACCGGTCCGCTGCTGCGGCAGACCGGCATCCCCCCCGCCCTCGCCTACCAGGCGCACCGCCGCATGCTGGACGCCGGCCTCACCCTGGCCGCCAGCTCGGACGCCCCGGTCTTCACCTTCGACGTCATCGCCGCCATCGACACCGCCGTCCGCCGCTGCACCGCCGACGGCGCCACGCTCGGCCGCGAGCAGGCCATCACCGCCGCCGAGGCGCTGCGCCTGTACACCCGTGGCGGCGCCGCGACCCTCGGCATGGGCGGCGAGATCGGCGTCCTCCGCCCCGGCGCCCGCGCCGACGCCGTGATCCTGAGCGAGGATCCGGCGACCGTGCCACCGGCCCGGCTGCGCGAGGTCGGCGTGCGACGAACCCTCGCCGGCCGCGTCGAGTGGCGCTGA
- a CDS encoding glycosyltransferase family 39 protein gives MTPRVRFWVGLLALAAGAAAIRIVGLRDLPPGLFCDEAGLGFNAWSLLHTGRDETGAAWPLYVWSFGVSYKNPVFIYSAMLPVGLFGLSEFSIRLTSALFGVATVIGVGLLGRIVFGALGGLLAALLLAVVPWHVHFSRIAFELITFPAIFVFAFAALAAGVRGRPRWLLLAGPLFALCFYTYGPAKLFVPMFLLGALLLYARRLWAVRGTVIMAAVLTLLTAMPVLVFDLSHRDRSGQYFSRTTTLNPSQTVEQNARRVLDQYERFFSRGFLFESGDPLTRHAVPGFGELYWTFLPLLGLGILWCLWPGRPEGKLFLWWLALYAVAPALMNEAPSASRGFIGVGAFVMIAAAGATLVLDALRRIPWRAAAGAAQAAALLALVAGLAVEGRRYWTAYTTSYPAQAADDFQYGYREAIDFMEARRDQYDTLLLTAVRVNMPQIFAAFYNTERPGGPATARDYGYLILDPAEYDRYDLRKPILAALREDDLRLFDDYSELHRVRQPNGRTEYVIAEVRGRKRFIRDWLLLGPFDNRGDAGVQRPYITPADVQPRAVEGAWGPVYWRRVLPQFVRVDLNAGFRRAADVAGKPLEWMCGYATTQVQVPSARHAVLEIGAANQPVQAWLNGNPITERMVPVPPAPQRWPIQLHEGANQLLLKVCKQNGDWFFTARITDNQGRDLPDVTVVAAMPEPAAAGAPEVPTQQVDGFAAAVRASRFSELYSDYRGNAPAWWEALEDGGGEVVWTTDPVPAKAPTVFDFTAALSEQPGTAELWVNGHYALSFPTQRFPTPQRWTRGPYVLEFLPKEQGNYLSGAWRLLVPAADVAAGQPVELRVAHRDGAPFAFFQIKGRDDTAQTEQLTLESAAALAAPAAPPAAAPPAAAAPAPGA, from the coding sequence GTGACGCCGAGGGTGCGGTTCTGGGTGGGGTTGCTGGCGCTGGCCGCCGGCGCGGCGGCGATTCGCATCGTCGGCCTGCGCGACCTGCCGCCCGGACTGTTCTGCGACGAGGCGGGGCTGGGGTTCAACGCCTGGTCGCTGCTGCACACCGGCAGGGACGAGACCGGGGCCGCGTGGCCGCTCTACGTCTGGTCGTTCGGCGTCAGCTACAAGAACCCCGTCTTCATCTATTCGGCGATGCTGCCGGTGGGGCTGTTCGGGCTGAGCGAATTCAGCATCCGCCTCACCTCGGCGCTGTTCGGGGTGGCGACCGTGATCGGCGTCGGCCTGCTCGGGCGCATCGTCTTCGGCGCGCTGGGCGGGCTGCTCGCCGCCCTGCTGCTCGCCGTGGTGCCGTGGCACGTCCACTTCAGCCGCATCGCCTTCGAGCTCATCACCTTCCCGGCGATCTTCGTCTTCGCCTTCGCGGCGCTCGCCGCCGGGGTGCGCGGCCGGCCGCGCTGGTTGCTGCTGGCCGGACCGCTGTTCGCGCTCTGCTTCTACACCTACGGGCCGGCGAAGCTGTTCGTGCCGATGTTCCTGCTCGGCGCGCTGCTGCTCTATGCGCGCCGCCTCTGGGCAGTGCGCGGCACCGTCATCATGGCGGCGGTGCTGACGCTGCTGACCGCCATGCCCGTGCTGGTGTTCGACCTGTCGCACCGCGACCGCTCGGGACAGTACTTCAGCCGCACCACGACGCTGAATCCGAGCCAGACGGTGGAGCAGAACGCGCGGCGGGTCCTCGACCAGTACGAGCGCTTCTTCTCGCGCGGCTTCCTGTTCGAGAGCGGCGATCCGCTGACCCGGCATGCGGTGCCGGGCTTCGGCGAGCTCTACTGGACGTTCCTGCCGCTGCTCGGGCTCGGCATCCTCTGGTGCCTGTGGCCGGGCCGGCCGGAGGGCAAGCTCTTCCTGTGGTGGCTGGCCCTCTACGCGGTGGCGCCGGCGCTGATGAACGAGGCGCCGAGCGCGTCGCGCGGATTCATCGGCGTCGGCGCCTTCGTGATGATCGCGGCGGCCGGCGCGACGCTGGTGCTCGACGCGCTGCGCCGGATCCCCTGGCGCGCGGCGGCGGGCGCCGCCCAGGCCGCGGCGCTGCTGGCGCTGGTCGCCGGCCTGGCGGTCGAGGGCCGACGCTACTGGACCGCCTACACCACCAGCTATCCGGCGCAGGCGGCCGACGACTTCCAGTACGGCTACCGCGAAGCGATCGACTTCATGGAGGCGCGGCGCGATCAGTACGACACGCTGCTGCTCACCGCCGTGCGCGTGAACATGCCGCAGATCTTCGCCGCCTTCTACAACACCGAGCGGCCGGGCGGCCCGGCGACGGCGCGCGACTACGGCTACCTGATCCTCGATCCGGCGGAGTACGATCGCTACGACCTGCGGAAGCCGATCCTGGCGGCGCTGCGCGAGGACGACCTCCGCCTGTTCGACGACTACAGCGAGCTGCACCGGGTGCGGCAGCCGAACGGCCGCACCGAGTACGTGATCGCCGAGGTGCGCGGGCGCAAGCGCTTCATCCGCGACTGGCTGCTGCTCGGTCCGTTCGACAACCGCGGCGACGCCGGCGTGCAGCGTCCCTACATCACGCCCGCCGACGTGCAGCCGCGCGCCGTCGAGGGCGCCTGGGGACCGGTGTACTGGCGGCGGGTGCTGCCGCAGTTCGTGCGCGTCGACCTCAACGCCGGCTTCCGCCGCGCCGCCGACGTCGCCGGCAAGCCGCTCGAGTGGATGTGCGGCTACGCGACCACCCAGGTGCAGGTGCCGAGCGCCCGCCACGCGGTGCTCGAGATCGGCGCCGCCAATCAGCCGGTGCAGGCGTGGCTGAACGGCAACCCCATCACCGAGCGCATGGTGCCGGTGCCGCCGGCGCCGCAGCGCTGGCCGATCCAGTTGCACGAAGGGGCCAACCAACTGCTGCTCAAGGTGTGCAAGCAGAACGGCGACTGGTTCTTCACCGCTCGCATCACCGACAACCAGGGGCGCGACCTGCCCGACGTGACGGTCGTCGCGGCGATGCCGGAGCCGGCGGCCGCCGGCGCGCCCGAGGTGCCGACCCAGCAGGTCGACGGCTTCGCCGCCGCGGTGCGGGCGAGCCGCTTCTCGGAGCTCTACAGCGACTACCGCGGCAACGCGCCCGCCTGGTGGGAGGCGCTGGAGGACGGCGGCGGCGAGGTGGTGTGGACCACCGACCCGGTGCCGGCCAAAGCGCCCACCGTGTTCGATTTCACCGCCGCGCTGAGCGAGCAGCCCGGCACCGCCGAGCTGTGGGTGAACGGCCACTATGCGCTCAGCTTCCCCACCCAGCGCTTCCCGACCCCGCAGCGCTGGACGCGCGGCCCGTACGTGCTCGAGTTCCTGCCCAAGGAGCAGGGCAACTACCTCTCCGGCGCCTGGCGGCTGCTGGTGCCGGCGGCGGATGTCGCCGCCGGGCAACCGGTGGAGCTGCGCGTCGCCCATCGCGACGGCGCGCCGTTCGCCTTCTTCCAGATCAAGGGGCGCGACGACACGGCGCAGACCGAGCAGCTCACGCTGGAGAGCGCCGCCGCGCTCGCTGCGCCCGCCGCGCCGCCGGCCGCCGCGCCGCCCGCCGCCGCGGCGCCGGCGCCCGGCGCCTGA
- a CDS encoding QueT transporter family protein, which yields MWRNTRLVVLTAMSASLYAALLIPFKVLPLIPGVTELRPANAMPVVCSLLFGPAGAWGAALGNLIGDFFGGIGPGDLFGFAGNFLYGLIPYHAWRALSDGDPVPRTLPQWLAFTAVVALAAGACALVIGWGLNLLGFVPFAILGNVIFVNNFAMAAVLAPLLLRAIYPRVRAAGLRADDLTPPAPRSRRVRRLGLALLALGVVGGFVVGNAISAGRWEIAALATDPPGTRAAQVGVGVAPCIALVLIGLVLL from the coding sequence ATGTGGCGCAACACGCGCCTCGTCGTCCTGACGGCGATGAGCGCCTCGCTCTACGCGGCGTTGCTGATCCCGTTCAAGGTGCTGCCGCTGATCCCCGGCGTCACCGAGCTGCGGCCGGCGAACGCGATGCCGGTGGTGTGCTCGCTGCTCTTCGGCCCCGCCGGCGCCTGGGGCGCGGCGCTGGGCAACCTGATCGGCGATTTCTTCGGCGGCATCGGGCCGGGCGATCTGTTCGGCTTCGCCGGCAACTTTCTCTACGGGCTGATTCCGTACCATGCCTGGCGGGCGCTGAGCGACGGCGACCCGGTGCCGCGGACGCTGCCGCAGTGGCTCGCCTTCACCGCCGTCGTGGCGCTGGCGGCCGGCGCCTGCGCCCTGGTCATCGGCTGGGGCCTCAACCTGCTCGGCTTCGTGCCCTTCGCGATCCTCGGCAACGTCATCTTCGTCAACAACTTCGCCATGGCGGCCGTGCTGGCGCCGCTGCTGCTGCGCGCCATCTATCCCCGGGTGCGCGCCGCCGGGCTGCGGGCCGACGACCTGACGCCGCCGGCGCCGCGGTCGCGCCGCGTCCGGCGGCTCGGCCTGGCGCTGCTGGCGCTCGGCGTCGTCGGCGGCTTCGTCGTCGGCAACGCGATCTCGGCCGGCCGCTGGGAGATCGCGGCGCTGGCGACCGATCCGCCGGGAACCCGCGCGGCGCAGGTCGGGGTCGGGGTCGCGCCGTGCATCGCCCTGGTGCTGATCGGGCTGGTGCTGCTGTGA
- a CDS encoding energy-coupling factor ABC transporter ATP-binding protein, with the protein MSDTVVALQDVGFTYRGAVEPGVRDVALSIRRGELVVVMGATGAGKTTLARCINRSVPQFHPGALRGRIEVLGRDVSTATVSDLAGTVGLVSQDFEAQLFSTTVRHEVAFGMEQLGVPRPDMARRLAEALRVVGLDGFDARDPITLSGGEKQRLAIAALLALEPAVLVLDEPTTDLDPLGKADVFAALAALRRRGATILLIEHETAAAEGADRLVLMAGGRIVADGPPAPLLADIERLEALGVRPLDLDRATRAFGWATRPADVAGAAARLRATARAAPSPPARGAPLLEAEGIVHTYATGRPALAGVSIAIAAGEFVALIGQNGSGKTTLAKCLNGLITPQQGQVRVRGVELGALPVAQVAAAVGYVFQNPDQQIFAASVAEEVGFALANVGVPAADAARRVRDVLAAVGLAGCEARDPFLLGKGQRQRLAVASLLVLEPAVLILDEPTTGLDYPEQRRLMALLADLRRRGVTIVVITHSPWVVAEYAERGVVLRDGRVAFDGPLRALFADEALLAASHFRVPDATRIGRRLGFTPLSVEELVRGVERAGGAPPVAAGR; encoded by the coding sequence ATGAGCGACACCGTCGTCGCGCTGCAGGACGTCGGCTTCACCTACCGCGGCGCGGTCGAGCCGGGCGTGCGCGACGTCGCGCTGTCGATCCGGCGCGGCGAGCTGGTGGTGGTGATGGGGGCGACCGGCGCCGGCAAGACGACGCTCGCCCGGTGCATCAACCGCAGCGTGCCGCAGTTCCACCCCGGCGCCCTCAGGGGACGGATCGAGGTGCTGGGGCGCGACGTCTCCACGGCCACGGTCTCCGATCTCGCCGGCACGGTCGGGTTGGTATCGCAGGACTTCGAGGCGCAGCTCTTCTCCACCACCGTGCGCCACGAGGTCGCCTTCGGCATGGAGCAGCTCGGCGTGCCGCGCCCGGACATGGCGCGGCGGCTGGCGGAGGCGTTGCGCGTCGTCGGGCTCGACGGTTTCGACGCCCGCGATCCGATCACGCTCTCCGGGGGGGAGAAGCAGCGCCTGGCGATCGCGGCCCTGCTGGCGCTCGAACCGGCGGTGCTGGTCCTCGACGAGCCGACCACCGACCTCGACCCGCTCGGCAAGGCGGACGTGTTCGCCGCCCTGGCGGCACTGCGGCGGCGCGGCGCCACGATTCTGCTGATCGAGCACGAGACGGCGGCGGCCGAGGGCGCCGATCGCCTGGTGCTGATGGCCGGCGGGCGCATCGTCGCCGACGGGCCGCCGGCGCCGTTGCTGGCGGACATCGAGCGGCTGGAGGCGCTGGGCGTGCGGCCGCTCGATCTCGACCGCGCGACGCGCGCGTTCGGGTGGGCGACGCGACCGGCGGACGTCGCCGGCGCCGCGGCGCGCCTGCGCGCGACCGCGCGGGCGGCCCCGTCTCCGCCCGCCCGCGGGGCGCCGCTGCTGGAAGCGGAGGGGATCGTCCACACCTATGCCACGGGGCGCCCGGCGTTGGCGGGCGTGTCGATCGCGATCGCCGCCGGCGAGTTCGTGGCGCTGATCGGTCAGAACGGATCGGGCAAGACCACCCTGGCGAAGTGTCTCAACGGACTGATCACGCCGCAGCAGGGGCAGGTGCGGGTGCGCGGCGTCGAGCTGGGCGCGCTGCCGGTGGCGCAGGTGGCGGCGGCGGTGGGCTACGTGTTCCAGAATCCGGACCAGCAGATCTTCGCCGCCAGCGTCGCCGAGGAGGTCGGCTTCGCGTTGGCCAATGTCGGCGTGCCGGCGGCCGACGCCGCGCGTCGGGTGCGCGACGTTCTCGCGGCCGTCGGGCTCGCCGGTTGCGAGGCGCGCGATCCGTTCCTGCTCGGCAAGGGGCAGCGGCAGCGCCTGGCCGTGGCATCGCTGCTGGTGCTGGAGCCCGCGGTGCTCATTCTCGACGAGCCCACCACCGGGCTCGACTACCCGGAGCAGCGCCGTCTGATGGCGCTGCTCGCCGACCTGCGCCGGCGCGGGGTGACGATCGTGGTCATCACCCACAGCCCGTGGGTGGTCGCGGAATACGCCGAGCGCGGCGTCGTCCTGCGCGACGGCCGCGTCGCCTTCGACGGACCCCTGCGCGCGCTCTTCGCCGACGAGGCGCTGCTCGCCGCGAGCCACTTCCGGGTTCCCGACGCGACGCGGATCGGCCGCCGCCTCGGCTTCACCCCGCTGTCGGTCGAGGAGCTGGTGCGCGGCGTGGAGCGCGCCGGCGGCGCGCCGCCCGTGGCGGCAGGACGCTGA
- a CDS encoding energy-coupling factor transporter transmembrane protein EcfT has translation MSLFLDRDTWVHRLHPSVRLLAMITVFIAAFVVERALWQLPLLLPLLGLLWWTEAWRNVWRLRVLFVLVFVMTLAIWTVFYGPDGRPPLLAWGPLHVSQTAPWFGLGMAVKLELFLGAGILFLSTTRIEDFAYALTRLGMPYTVGFTMTMAFRLVPVFVDAATTVVQAQRGRGLDFARGGLWQRVRRYVPVIVPVFMGALRRADQMAMALDGRGFQRAATRTALDQHPVRPGDVIAGLLLVTLAAAYVGLAAAGYLRLT, from the coding sequence ATGTCCCTCTTCCTCGACCGCGACACCTGGGTGCACCGCCTCCATCCGTCGGTGCGCCTGCTCGCCATGATCACGGTGTTCATCGCCGCCTTCGTGGTCGAGCGCGCGCTCTGGCAACTGCCGCTGCTGCTGCCGCTGCTGGGGTTGCTGTGGTGGACGGAGGCCTGGCGCAACGTCTGGCGGCTGCGCGTCCTCTTCGTCCTGGTCTTCGTCATGACCCTGGCCATCTGGACGGTGTTCTACGGGCCCGACGGCCGGCCGCCGCTGCTCGCCTGGGGGCCGTTGCACGTGAGCCAGACCGCGCCGTGGTTCGGGCTCGGGATGGCGGTGAAGCTCGAGCTCTTCCTCGGCGCCGGCATCCTCTTCCTCTCGACGACGCGGATCGAGGACTTCGCCTACGCGCTCACCCGGCTCGGCATGCCGTACACGGTCGGCTTCACCATGACGATGGCCTTCCGCCTGGTGCCGGTGTTCGTCGATGCGGCCACCACGGTGGTGCAGGCGCAGCGCGGGCGCGGCCTCGACTTCGCGCGCGGCGGGCTCTGGCAGCGCGTTCGCCGCTACGTGCCGGTGATCGTGCCGGTCTTCATGGGGGCGCTGCGGCGCGCCGACCAGATGGCGATGGCGCTCGACGGCCGCGGCTTCCAGCGCGCCGCGACGCGCACCGCGCTCGACCAGCACCCGGTGCGCCCGGGTGACGTGATCGCTGGGCTGCTGCTGGTCACCCTGGCGGCGGCCTACGTCGGGCTCGCCGCCGCCGGCTACCTGCGCCTGACCTGA